From Pseudanabaena sp. FACHB-2040:
ATTTAGGCAGCAGCGCGAAGCAGGCCAAATTCCGAGTTGCACTATGGACCTGGGGGATGAGTCGATCCGCCCTGACACGGCTAGAGAGCGGGCTAAATACTTGCTGATGAATGCGTTCAACACCGAAGTCGAGGCATTTCTGTTGGTCTTTGCCATACAAGATTTGGGCTTGGCTGCAGAGCAGGCAGACCAAATGCTGCAGGAGTTTCGGGCACTCAGAGGTCTACAAACTGATTGGAACCGTGAAGGGCTAAGGGGTGATGGCGATGAGTAACGAATCTACTCGGTTAGAAGAGCTGAAGCAGCGATATTTTGCCCTGGCTCATGCCATGCAGACTGGTGTTGCCTTCACGATGGAGTTTGACCCTTCCCAGGTTGCACCCAAGCACCTGAGGGTAGGCGTGAACTCTGCAATGGTTGAGCACTCCGCAGTGGTGCGGCTGCTCTTGGAGAAAGGCATCTTCACCGAGCTGGAGTTTTACGAATCTCTCTGTGAGGTCATGGAGGAAGAGGCGCAGCGCTACAAGAGGCAGCTGCGGGAGCATTACGGCGGAGATGTAGACCTGGCATGACGGACACAGCCCAGACAATAGCCCTGCTGCTAGAAACCGCTGCGGCTCAGCAGAAGCTGGCCGAGGCCGCCCTGGAGATGGCTAGAGATCTACAGCGCCAGACTCAAGAGCATCAGTGGGTGAAACTTACAGAAGCCGCCCTAATGCTGGGCAGCGCCTTCACAGCGGGCAAAATTGGCGACGACATCAAGGCTGGGCTCTTCAAGTACGGGCGAGACTACATCAACACCAGCAACGGCGTGAAGCCTAACTACGCCGTGAAGGTTGCTCGCCTGCGCAAGGTCTACGAGCTGGAGCCAGAGAAGCGCCCCACCTACCCCCAGCCAGAACCTGCTCAGAAAGAGGCTTAGATGGGTCTGTTCAGCCTGGCCCGCTCCCATGCCTGCTGCATGTGGTCCCTGTTCAGAAACTGCTGATAAATCCGGTTGTGAACCACCAGGCTGTGATCCATCATCTTGGCGGCAATGCTGGGGTCTAGGCCCATCACTGCCGCCCTGGCCGCCCAGCAGTGCCTCAGGTCGTAGGGGACAAATGGCATCTGGTTGCGGTTGAAATACTGCGAAACGCGCATCCCATAGTCGCTGTTGCGCTTAGCTGTCAGCCTGGGCAGCTCTACATCCCAAAGCCGAAATCGCTCCCACCAGTCGTCTGGCAAAGGCCAAACGCTGTGGGGCTTTCTGTTTTTGCCATCCTGCACCAGGGCAATACCTGGGGGCTCCTTGAGCGCTTCCAGGTCCACAAAAAACACCTCATGATCCCTAAGACCATAGGTCGCCATGAGGGCATAAACACACTGCCACGGGCGCGACGGTATCTGGTCGTAGTAGGCCAATATTTCTTGGTCACTAGGCAAGTCACGAGGGTTCACCGAGCTGGGGCTATACGCGCCCCTGTAGGCCGTGAGGTTGGCATCGAGCTGCGCCAGTCTGGCCAGTGCTCCATAGGCCATAGCGGCCCGCTGCCGTGCCCTGGTGTCAGGCTTAGTGGTCTCCAGCAGTACCTTGACCAGCAGCTCGGCAGAAAGGTCTTTGTCCGCTGGCAGCCGCCGAAACGGGATCTGGTAATCCTTTTCCCAGGTCGTCTCGCTCTGGGGGTTGCGATCGCGGCGCTGGAAATAGTTTTGCTCGAATG
This genomic window contains:
- a CDS encoding site-specific integrase, whose translation is MGKRSVEDLLAEANASLKAARSGVQIVQVKGSNRLYLRATLPPKPNSSKDKPYQQRIALGVFLNPAGVKRSLADAQRLASDLPMGRFSWADWSATERRCQTCADWVEAFEQNYFQRRDRNPQSETTWEKDYQIPFRRLPADKDLSAELLVKVLLETTKPDTRARQRAAMAYGALARLAQLDANLTAYRGAYSPSSVNPRDLPSDQEILAYYDQIPSRPWQCVYALMATYGLRDHEVFFVDLEALKEPPGIALVQDGKNRKPHSVWPLPDDWWERFRLWDVELPRLTAKRNSDYGMRVSQYFNRNQMPFVPYDLRHCWAARAAVMGLDPSIAAKMMDHSLVVHNRIYQQFLNRDHMQQAWERARLNRPI